Proteins encoded in a region of the Scatophagus argus isolate fScaArg1 chromosome 1, fScaArg1.pri, whole genome shotgun sequence genome:
- the LOC124064391 gene encoding uncharacterized protein LOC124064391, with protein MNPAESLFWGTRLAIRPPPSLGHLWKVHMHRLRSRGGLHPATGFPQPVQTPRTEPPAAAEIFVPVACPHGGCLPPRRFSILSLFLFLLRGLSRLPPRRFSFLSLLREPGRLPPRRSPFLYLLRGPGRLPPRRSLFLSRPHGPGHPPSQDSKLQLMDRSPLFQDWVHQHPKLRQGSMLQLMDRSPLFQGWVCLPSRLVSPGLLVRSPSHHVSSPDLHVSSGHHVLPPSLHVSSGHHVLPPGLHVSPSFHVSSGHHVMPPSLHVRSPSLHVSSGLHVRSPSLHVSSGLHVSSGLHASSGRHRGGSLFGRWP; from the exons ATGAACCCCGCAGAGTCTCTGTTTTGGGGCACCAGACTGGCAATCAGGCCCCCTCCCAGTCTGGGCCACCTCTGGAAGGTGCACATGCACCGCTTGAGGTCCAGGGGAGGCCTGCACCCAGCGACAGGCTTCCCACAGCCGGTGCAGACTCCGCGGACTgagccgcctgccgccgcggagatcTTCGTCCCt gtTGCCTGCCCCCACGGAG gctGCCTGCCACCGCGGAGGTTTTCGatcctgtccctgttcctgttcctgctccgcggactgagccgcctgccgccgcggaggttttcgttcctgtccctgctccgcgaaccaggccgcctgccgccgcggaggtctccgttcctgtacctgctccgcggaccaggccgcctgccgccgcggaggtctttGTTCCTGTCCCGGCCCCACGGACCAGGCCACCCGCCGTCTCAGGACTCCaagcttcagctgatggaccgcagcccactgttccaggacTGGGttcaccagcaccccaagctacgccagggctctatgcttcagctgatggaccgcagcccactgttccag ggctgggtctgtctgccttcacGCCTCGTCTCACCCGGTCTCCTCGTCAGGTCTCCAAGTCACCACGTCTCGTCGCCAGATCttcacgtctcgtcaggtcaccacgtcttaccgccaagtctccacgtctcgtcaggtcaccacgtcttgccaCCAGGTCTCCACGTCTCGCCAAGTttccacgtctcgtcaggtcaccacgtcatgccgccaagtctccacgtcaggtcaccaagtctccacgtctcgtcaggtctccacgtcaggtcaccaagtctccacgtctcgtcag gtctccacgtctcgtcaggtctccatgCCTCGTCGGGCCGCCACAGAGGCGGTTCTTTGTTCGGCCGTTGGCCCTGA